Within Clostridia bacterium, the genomic segment TTACATGGCGATATGCGCCAGAGCCAAAGACAGCGTGTCATGAGGTCAATCAAAGCGGAAGAGAGATTTATTTTGGTAGCGTCTGATGTCGCCGCACGCGGAATTGATATAAAAGATGTTGATTATGTAATTAATTATGATTTGCCCAATGATTTGGAATATTATATTCACAGAATAGGGCGAACAGGCAGAGCAGGCAAGGCGGGCAAAACCTTGACTATAATCAACGGCGAGGAGCAGCTTAATCTGTTAAAAGAATATATAAAAAAGACCAATTCCAAAATACATGAAATAAGGCTTTCTATGAGCGTGGACGAATACGCAGATATATCAAGCCGTCAATCAAAAAAATACGCTGCTGCCAAAGCTAGTATGAAATCCCAAAAGCCGGTTGAGAAAGACTTGCCTAAATTCAACCGCAATAAGCTTAATACAAAAACTCAAAGACCAGAAAAATCCCAAAACGGCTTTTCTAAATTTCAAAGTTTTAAAACAAGTAAATTCAGCCAGGAAAGTTCATTTTCTAAGGCATCTGGGTTTTCTGAAAGCACAGAATCAAGACGTCAAAGAAATTCTAAAAGCGGCTATAAGGGCAGCAAAAAAGAAAACAGTTTTACAGATAAAAAATCAAAACACGAAAAATCATTTGATTATAAAATTGCTGGTTTTGACGACTTTGAAAAAACCAAAAAGTCCAAAAAATCATATAAGCTAGACTCAAACAAGGGAAAAAAGAATCAAACTAAACCTGAAGAAAAAAAGTTTTATGATAAATTTTTAAAAAAGAAAAAAAAGACCGTCTAAAAAAGACGGTCTTTTTATATTTTTTATAAATTCTATATTCCCCAGAACAGCCAGATTAGAACATAACCGGTGATTACTGCGGCTAGAGTAAAAGGTACGCTTATTTTCATAAATTGTCCTGCTTTTACTTCGTAGCCTTCCTTTCTCAAGATTCCAAGTCCTGTTATGTTGGCAGATGCGCCGATAGGTGTCAGATTGCCGCCCAATGTTGCACCGCTTAGCAATCCAAAATACAATACAGTCGGATCAACGCCTAGCATAGAAGCAATTCCTGCAACGACAGGAAGCATAGTGGCGGTGTAGGGGATATTATCAATAAATGCTGAAACAAGTACGGACGCCCATACGATAATTGTATAGATAAGGAAAAGATTTCCGCCGCCTGCTTTTTTGATTAATTCGGCGATCTTGTCCACTACGCCAGCCTCGCTTATTCCTGCAATTATTATAAACAAGCTGCCTAATAATAACAGGGTAAAGAAATCTATTTCTTTTATGGTGTCTTTTAATACAGAAAAATCTTTGGTCTTAATTAATGTATAAATTAATCCTACTATCAACAAGCCTACACAGATAAGTCCGTTGGTAATGGATAGTTTGTATTCTTCGGGTATAAAGGAAGCTATTATCAACAAAACAATCATACCAAGGAGCAGAATTGTTGGAACATAATCATTAACTTCGGTGCTTTGATTAATTGTAAGAGGTTGCTTGTCCTTTCTAAATAGCCATACCAATATCAATGTTGACATAATGGCGGCAATTTGTACCACAAAAAACAGTCCAGGACGGTTCTGGTAAACAAAGAAATCCATGAAATTCATACCTGTTTTAGAAGCAAGCATTATTGAAGTGGTATCGCCTACAAGCGTTGCCGCACCTTGCAGGTTTGACGAAATTGCTATCGCAATAATGCTTTTTACAGGTGATATTTTGAGCTTTTTTGAAATATCAAGAGCCACAGGTGCTACCATTAGTACGGTCGCTACATTGTCAACAAATGCGCTGATAAGGCCTGCAAATAGCGCCAGTGCGATTATAGCCCAGTTGACGCTTGGCATCTTTTTTATTAACAAGTCGGCCATAAGCGCGGGCATTTTGGAAGCTATGAATAATGCCACTATACCCATAGTTCCGCCAATCATCAGCAAGACATTCCAGTCAACCGCAAAAAAGACTTTATTAATAGGGAGTATTTGCAAAATTACAAACAATGCTGCTGAACACAAGGCAATGTATGCACGCAATTTCGGAAATATCATCAGGCAGATGTAAGTTATAATAAAAATAACTAAAGCCAAAATTAATTGCATTGGTTTTCCCCTTGTACTAAAAATATTAAACCCATTATAAATTATAAAAGGCATTAAATAAAGAGAAAATTAAAAAAATTTTCTAATTGGCTTGCTTAAAAAAAATAGTTTTTAAAAGTTATTTTAAATAATTGTATTTTTAATGAATAAAGATTTTCCGCAATAAAAGCTTTTTTTTATTAAAATCAAATTAAGGAAAAAAGAAAGATAGAAAAGCTAACATACCTAATTTTTGGGTGCTGATGCGCCTGTGTTTTTTATGCTCTGCTGCAAAGCGGCTACAAGGTCGATAGCCACATTAGGTACGCCTTCTTTGGATGCAACTATTTCTTTTCCGCGTATTTTCATATCTATTGCGGCTCTTAATTTTGCCTGATATTCATCTTTGTAGTCTTGAGGATTAAACTTCCCGCTCATGCTGGCGATCAGATTTTTGGCTAATTCAAGTTCGTTTTTGCTGACCTTAACTGAAGAATCATAAACAGGCGGTGCGCCTATTTCTTCATGAAAATACATAAGATTCATAATCATTGTTTTGTCTTTTATTCGTATGCTTACCAAGTTTTGTTTGTTTGACATCACAGTGCGTGCAATAGCAGCTTTGTTTTGGCTTTGCATAGCAGCTCTTAATAGTTCAAAAGGTTTGGCTGCGCCGTCAGGATGAACATAGTATGATTTGGCAAAATATAT encodes:
- a CDS encoding SLC13 family permease — translated: MQLILALVIFIITYICLMIFPKLRAYIALCSAALFVILQILPINKVFFAVDWNVLLMIGGTMGIVALFIASKMPALMADLLIKKMPSVNWAIIALALFAGLISAFVDNVATVLMVAPVALDISKKLKISPVKSIIAIAISSNLQGAATLVGDTTSIMLASKTGMNFMDFFVYQNRPGLFFVVQIAAIMSTLILVWLFRKDKQPLTINQSTEVNDYVPTILLLGMIVLLIIASFIPEEYKLSITNGLICVGLLIVGLIYTLIKTKDFSVLKDTIKEIDFFTLLLLGSLFIIIAGISEAGVVDKIAELIKKAGGGNLFLIYTIIVWASVLVSAFIDNIPYTATMLPVVAGIASMLGVDPTVLYFGLLSGATLGGNLTPIGASANITGLGILRKEGYEVKAGQFMKISVPFTLAAVITGYVLIWLFWGI
- a CDS encoding DEAD/DEAH box helicase, translating into MFEELNLSQDILNALSSGGFVTPTQIQSQCIPLLLEGHDVVGRSQTGSGKTFAFGLPILEKISHEQDGINALIICPTRELALQVTDELKKISKFKNSCNVVPVYGGADMMRQIKALKTAKVVVGTPGRIIDHIERHTLKLNNIKTVVLDEADEMLNMGFREDIETILKSTPKDRQTVMFSATMPYEIKEITKLYMNDPKYIEIGQNNSTLDEIEQHYVKVFKNQKKEALIEFLEKDSPKRTIIFCNTKRMTEELEHFLYQKGYLAYSLHGDMRQSQRQRVMRSIKAEERFILVASDVAARGIDIKDVDYVINYDLPNDLEYYIHRIGRTGRAGKAGKTLTIINGEEQLNLLKEYIKKTNSKIHEIRLSMSVDEYADISSRQSKKYAAAKASMKSQKPVEKDLPKFNRNKLNTKTQRPEKSQNGFSKFQSFKTSKFSQESSFSKASGFSESTESRRQRNSKSGYKGSKKENSFTDKKSKHEKSFDYKIAGFDDFEKTKKSKKSYKLDSNKGKKNQTKPEEKKFYDKFLKKKKKTV
- a CDS encoding Ku protein; its protein translation is MAFSKASITFGLVYIPVKLEVAVKNNDISFNQLHRKTKERIHYKKFCASCTEEVSPKDIVKGYEYEPDKYVIMDDEDFEKIKTPKDKSITIESFVDIKEIDPIYFAKSYYVHPDGAAKPFELLRAAMQSQNKAAIARTVMSNKQNLVSIRIKDKTMIMNLMYFHEEIGAPPVYDSSVKVSKNELELAKNLIASMSGKFNPQDYKDEYQAKLRAAIDMKIRGKEIVASKEGVPNVAIDLVAALQQSIKNTGASAPKN